A genomic window from Micromonospora violae includes:
- a CDS encoding MMPL family transporter: MSGRGGRATLIAVAVVLAWLVIGGVAGPYAGRLSEVATNDNAAFLPTDAEATRAQDLAGEFVDRQTIPALVVYARPTGITDADRQRVSADAARFAQIPGVVTPLPPPIPSQDGQALQVVVPVDDAEGEEIGAIVDQLRDITGGDRDGLTVDVAGPAGLLADLIKVFSAIDGPLLLVTLVVVLIILLVVYRSPVLWIFPLLAAGMSYALASVFVYLLADADVVKLNGQAQGILTVLVFGAGTDYALLMIARYREELHRHDRPWPAMKTAWKGAAPAIIASGGTVIVSLLCLLLSSLNSNRALGPVAAIGIAATLLVMLTFLPALLVLGGRWAFWPRRPRADQADPRAEHGIWSRIAGFVARHARPIWLSTAVVLALLTFGLTQLGATTLGQSDLFTQRTDSVDGQEVISRHYPAGTGSPATIFTAERTARQVAQVAKDVPGVADVRPLPAGPQTGPPEENAAPKVVDGRVQLEATLSDPPDSDGAERTIRELRVAVHRVPDADAVVGGFTAINVDTSDAAKRDQNVIIPVVLVVIAVILAVLLRALLAPLLLIATVLLSFAATLGLCALLFRYVFDFPGVDAAFPLFAFVFLVALGIDYNIFLMSRVREESVKRGTRAGVLGGLAVTGGVITSAGIVLAATFSALAVLPLVVLVELGTAVALGVLIDTIIVRSLLVPALAYDIGPKVWWPGRLSRANGERAARDGG; encoded by the coding sequence ATGTCGGGGCGGGGCGGCAGGGCCACGCTGATCGCCGTGGCGGTCGTGCTGGCCTGGTTGGTGATCGGGGGCGTGGCCGGCCCGTACGCCGGGCGTCTCAGCGAGGTCGCCACCAACGACAACGCGGCCTTCCTGCCCACCGACGCCGAGGCGACCCGGGCGCAGGACCTCGCTGGCGAGTTCGTCGACCGGCAGACCATCCCGGCCCTGGTCGTCTACGCCCGGCCCACCGGGATCACCGACGCGGACCGGCAACGGGTGAGCGCCGACGCCGCCCGGTTCGCCCAGATCCCCGGCGTGGTCACCCCCCTACCCCCACCCATCCCCAGCCAGGACGGCCAGGCGCTCCAGGTCGTCGTACCGGTGGACGACGCCGAAGGTGAGGAGATCGGCGCGATCGTCGACCAGCTCCGCGACATCACCGGCGGCGACCGGGACGGCCTCACCGTGGACGTCGCCGGCCCGGCCGGTCTGCTCGCCGACCTGATCAAAGTCTTCTCTGCCATCGACGGACCACTGCTGCTGGTCACCCTGGTCGTGGTGCTGATCATCCTGCTGGTCGTCTACCGCAGCCCGGTCCTCTGGATCTTCCCGCTGCTCGCCGCCGGGATGTCGTACGCCCTCGCCTCGGTCTTCGTCTACCTGCTCGCCGACGCCGACGTGGTCAAGCTCAACGGGCAGGCCCAGGGCATCCTCACCGTGCTGGTCTTCGGCGCCGGCACCGACTACGCGCTGCTGATGATCGCCCGGTACCGGGAGGAGCTGCACCGGCACGACCGCCCCTGGCCCGCCATGAAGACCGCCTGGAAGGGTGCGGCACCGGCCATCATCGCGTCCGGCGGCACGGTCATCGTCAGCCTGCTCTGCCTGCTGCTGTCCAGCCTCAACTCCAACCGGGCGCTCGGCCCGGTCGCCGCCATCGGCATCGCCGCCACCCTGCTGGTGATGCTCACCTTCCTGCCCGCGCTGCTGGTGCTCGGCGGGCGGTGGGCGTTCTGGCCCCGACGGCCCCGAGCCGACCAGGCCGACCCGCGGGCCGAACACGGCATCTGGAGCCGCATCGCCGGCTTCGTCGCCCGGCACGCCCGGCCGATCTGGCTGAGCACCGCCGTCGTGCTGGCCCTGCTGACGTTCGGCCTCACCCAGCTCGGCGCGACCACCCTCGGCCAGTCCGACCTGTTCACCCAGCGCACCGACTCGGTCGACGGCCAGGAGGTGATTTCCCGCCACTATCCGGCCGGCACCGGCAGCCCGGCCACCATCTTCACCGCCGAGCGGACCGCCCGACAGGTCGCCCAGGTGGCGAAGGACGTGCCCGGCGTCGCCGACGTCCGCCCCCTACCGGCCGGCCCGCAGACCGGCCCACCCGAGGAGAACGCCGCCCCGAAGGTCGTCGACGGGCGGGTGCAGCTGGAGGCGACCCTGTCCGACCCACCCGACAGCGACGGCGCCGAGCGGACCATTCGCGAGCTGCGCGTGGCCGTCCACCGGGTGCCCGACGCGGACGCGGTGGTCGGTGGCTTCACCGCGATCAACGTGGACACCTCGGACGCCGCGAAGCGCGACCAGAACGTCATCATCCCGGTGGTGCTGGTGGTCATCGCGGTCATCCTGGCCGTGCTGCTGCGCGCGCTGCTCGCCCCGCTGCTGCTGATCGCCACCGTGCTGCTCAGCTTCGCGGCCACCCTCGGCCTCTGCGCCCTGCTGTTCCGGTACGTCTTCGACTTCCCCGGCGTGGACGCGGCGTTCCCGCTGTTCGCGTTCGTCTTCCTGGTCGCGCTCGGCATCGACTACAACATCTTCCTGATGAGCCGCGTCCGTGAAGAGTCGGTCAAGCGTGGCACCCGGGCCGGGGTGCTCGGCGGCCTCGCCGTCACCGGCGGGGTGATCACCTCCGCCGGCATCGTGCTCGCCGCGACCTTCTCCGCGCTGGCTGTCCTACCGCTGGTGGTGCTCGTCGAGCTGGGTACGGCGGTCGCGCTCGGGGTGCTGATCGACACGATCATCGTCCGGTCGCTGCTGGTGCCGGCGCTCGCGTACGACATCGGGCCGAAGGTCTGGTGGCCGGGCCGGTTGTCCCGGGCGAACGGTGAGCGGGCGGCGCGCGACGGTGGTTGA
- a CDS encoding sugar phosphate isomerase/epimerase family protein, with translation MARPITLFTGQWADLPFEEVCRLASEWGYDGLEIACWGDHFEVDKALADDSYIERKKETLAKHNLQVFTISNHLVGQAVCDHPIDERHQDILPGRIWGDGEPEGVRQRAAEEIKDTARAAAKLGVKTVVGFTGSSIWHTLAMFPPVPPSMIERGYQDFADRWNPILDVFDEVGVRFAHEVHPSEIAYDYWTTKRTLEAIGNRPAFGLNWDPSHFVWQELDPVNFIFDFADRIYHVDCKDAKVRTGDGRRGRLASHLPWADLRRGWDFVSTGHGDVPWEDCFRALNAIGYTGPISVEWEDAGMDRLVGAPEALQFVRRLAFDAPSAAFDAAFSSKD, from the coding sequence ATGGCGCGACCCATCACGCTCTTCACGGGCCAGTGGGCCGACCTTCCGTTCGAGGAGGTCTGCCGGCTCGCCTCCGAGTGGGGCTACGACGGTCTGGAGATCGCCTGCTGGGGCGACCACTTCGAGGTCGACAAGGCGCTCGCCGACGACTCGTACATCGAGCGTAAGAAAGAGACCCTCGCGAAGCACAACCTCCAGGTCTTCACGATCTCCAACCACCTCGTTGGTCAGGCGGTCTGCGACCACCCGATCGACGAGCGGCACCAGGACATCCTGCCCGGCCGCATCTGGGGCGACGGGGAGCCGGAGGGGGTCCGCCAGCGGGCCGCCGAGGAGATCAAGGACACCGCGCGGGCGGCGGCGAAGCTCGGGGTGAAGACGGTCGTCGGCTTCACCGGTTCGTCGATCTGGCACACCCTGGCGATGTTCCCGCCGGTGCCGCCGTCGATGATCGAGCGCGGTTACCAGGACTTCGCCGACCGGTGGAACCCGATCCTCGACGTGTTCGACGAGGTGGGGGTGCGGTTCGCGCACGAGGTGCACCCGAGCGAGATCGCGTACGACTACTGGACGACGAAGCGGACGTTGGAAGCGATCGGCAACCGGCCCGCGTTCGGGCTGAACTGGGACCCGTCGCACTTCGTCTGGCAGGAGCTGGACCCGGTGAACTTCATCTTCGACTTCGCCGACCGGATCTACCACGTGGACTGCAAGGACGCGAAGGTGCGTACCGGGGATGGCCGGCGTGGCCGGCTCGCCTCGCACCTGCCCTGGGCCGACCTGCGTCGCGGGTGGGACTTCGTCTCCACCGGCCACGGCGACGTGCCCTGGGAGGACTGCTTCCGCGCGTTGAACGCGATCGGCTACACCGGCCCGATCTCCGTCGAGTGGGAGGACGCCGGGATGGACCGGCTGGTCGGCGCACCGGAGGCGTTGCAGTTCGTCCGCCGGCTCGCCTTCGACGCACCGAGCGCCGCCTTCGACGCGGCGTTCAGCAGCAAGGACTGA
- a CDS encoding sensor histidine kinase — MGRFAQWRGRVLAQGHRLGDALRRPGEPDDPSPAPSLNRLDALVEGFTAGQPVRWSMAGQPRPLPGPVDVVAYRIIEEALLNACRHAPGAPVGVRLRYDAAGITIEVRDEGAGPASSGGGTQAAGRGLPGVRRRAERLGGTFSAGPRAGGGFTVRAVLPAPEEMAE, encoded by the coding sequence ATGGGGCGGTTCGCGCAGTGGCGCGGGAGGGTGCTCGCGCAGGGGCACCGGCTGGGTGATGCGCTGCGCCGGCCCGGCGAGCCGGACGATCCGTCGCCCGCGCCCAGCTTGAACCGCCTGGACGCATTGGTGGAGGGCTTCACCGCCGGCCAACCGGTGCGGTGGAGCATGGCCGGGCAACCCCGGCCGCTGCCCGGCCCGGTCGACGTCGTGGCGTACCGGATCATCGAGGAAGCGTTGCTCAACGCGTGCCGCCACGCGCCCGGCGCTCCGGTCGGAGTGCGCCTGCGCTACGACGCGGCGGGCATCACCATCGAGGTCCGCGACGAGGGCGCCGGTCCCGCTTCGTCAGGCGGCGGCACCCAGGCCGCCGGGCGAGGTCTGCCCGGGGTACGCAGGCGCGCCGAGCGGCTGGGCGGCACGTTCTCCGCCGGCCCGCGCGCCGGTGGCGGCTTCACCGTACGAGCCGTGCTCCCCGCGCCCGAGGAGATGGCCGAATGA
- a CDS encoding ThuA domain-containing protein gives MRRRLRPVLGAAMAALAVIACTTPATPASAADAPYDVLVFSKTAGFRHDAIPVGIQTIRDLGAANNFTVTATEDAAAFTTSNLAQYEAVVFLNTTGDVLNASQQTAFESYIGSGRGYVGVHAAADTEYDWPFYGNLVGAWFASHPAIQQANIKVEDRGHAATGHLPQTWTRTDEWYNYRTNARSTAHVLATLDESSYSGGGMGADHPLSWCKSYSGGRSFYTGAGHTQASYAEPNFRNHLLGGIRYASGRSKADCRPETGYTPLFNGSTAGWSQAGPGSFTNSDATLTSVGGMGLYWYNTKQFTNYSLKLDWKLLGDDNSGIFIGFPPSSDPWSAVDNGYEIQIDATDAADRTTGAVYTFKSADIAARDAALNAPGEWNTYELLVEGERLQIFLNGVKINDFTNTDPVRSLAGHIGIQNHGTGDDALFRNIRIKELGTTPPPTGTIQAEAFSSANGVSAFAKAGANGGQTIGYIDPGDWAGYNGVDLTGVTSFTSRVVSGGPGGTIQVRTGSATGPVLGSVAVPNTGSWTTFANVTTALSNVPSGTQNLYLTFTGSGTGLFDVDDFTLVKGGGGTNGVGPIKGLAGKCLDVRGGGTADGTQIQIYTCNNSAAQTWTVTPNSTIKALGKCLDVNGNGTANGTKIQLWTCNGSGAQNWAAQSDGTLRNPSSGKCLDVSGNNSADSTIVHLWTCLNAANQKWILP, from the coding sequence ATGCGCAGACGCCTGCGACCCGTCCTCGGTGCGGCCATGGCCGCACTCGCCGTCATCGCCTGCACCACCCCGGCCACCCCGGCCAGCGCCGCCGACGCCCCCTACGACGTGCTGGTCTTCTCCAAGACCGCCGGTTTCCGGCACGACGCGATCCCGGTCGGTATCCAGACCATCCGCGACCTGGGCGCGGCGAACAACTTCACCGTCACCGCGACCGAGGACGCCGCCGCGTTCACCACCAGCAATCTCGCCCAGTACGAGGCGGTCGTCTTCCTCAACACCACCGGCGACGTGCTCAACGCCAGCCAGCAGACCGCCTTCGAGTCGTACATCGGCTCCGGCCGTGGGTACGTGGGGGTGCACGCCGCGGCCGACACCGAGTACGACTGGCCGTTCTACGGCAACCTGGTGGGCGCGTGGTTCGCCTCGCACCCGGCAATCCAGCAGGCCAACATCAAGGTGGAGGACCGGGGCCACGCGGCCACCGGGCACCTGCCGCAGACCTGGACCCGCACCGACGAGTGGTACAACTACCGGACCAACGCCCGGTCGACCGCCCACGTGTTGGCGACCCTGGACGAGTCGTCGTACTCCGGCGGCGGGATGGGTGCCGACCACCCGCTGAGCTGGTGCAAGAGCTACAGCGGTGGACGTTCCTTCTACACCGGCGCGGGGCACACCCAGGCGTCGTACGCGGAGCCGAACTTCCGCAACCACCTGCTCGGCGGCATCCGGTACGCCTCGGGCCGGAGCAAGGCCGACTGCCGGCCCGAGACCGGCTACACCCCGCTGTTCAACGGCTCGACGGCCGGCTGGTCGCAGGCCGGCCCGGGCAGCTTCACCAACTCCGACGCCACCCTGACCTCGGTCGGCGGCATGGGGCTGTACTGGTACAACACGAAGCAGTTCACCAACTACTCGCTGAAGCTGGACTGGAAGCTGCTCGGCGACGACAACTCCGGCATCTTCATCGGTTTCCCGCCGTCCAGTGACCCGTGGTCGGCCGTGGACAACGGGTACGAGATCCAGATCGACGCCACCGACGCGGCCGACCGCACCACCGGCGCGGTCTACACGTTCAAGTCCGCCGACATCGCCGCTCGCGACGCGGCGCTGAACGCGCCGGGGGAGTGGAACACCTACGAGCTGTTGGTCGAGGGTGAGCGGCTACAGATCTTCCTCAACGGGGTGAAGATCAACGATTTCACCAACACCGACCCGGTCCGTTCGCTGGCCGGTCACATCGGCATCCAGAACCACGGCACCGGGGACGACGCCCTCTTCCGCAACATCCGGATCAAGGAGTTGGGCACCACCCCGCCGCCGACCGGCACGATCCAGGCCGAGGCGTTCAGCTCGGCCAACGGCGTCTCCGCGTTCGCCAAGGCGGGTGCCAACGGCGGGCAGACCATCGGCTACATCGACCCGGGCGACTGGGCCGGTTACAACGGGGTCGACCTGACCGGGGTCACCTCGTTCACGTCCCGGGTCGTCTCCGGCGGCCCGGGTGGCACCATCCAGGTGCGCACCGGCTCGGCCACCGGCCCGGTGCTCGGCTCGGTCGCCGTGCCCAACACGGGCAGCTGGACGACCTTCGCCAACGTCACCACCGCGCTGTCCAACGTCCCGTCCGGCACCCAGAACCTCTACCTCACCTTCACCGGTAGCGGCACGGGGCTCTTCGACGTGGACGACTTCACCCTGGTCAAGGGGGGTGGGGGCACGAACGGGGTCGGCCCGATCAAGGGTCTCGCCGGAAAGTGTCTGGACGTGCGCGGCGGCGGCACCGCCGACGGCACCCAGATCCAGATCTACACCTGCAACAACAGCGCGGCGCAGACCTGGACCGTGACGCCGAATTCGACGATCAAGGCGCTCGGCAAGTGCCTGGACGTCAACGGCAACGGCACCGCCAACGGCACCAAGATCCAGCTCTGGACCTGCAACGGCAGCGGCGCCCAGAACTGGGCGGCCCAGTCCGACGGCACCCTGCGCAACCCGTCGTCGGGCAAGTGCCTGGACGTCTCCGGCAACAACTCCGCCGACAGCACCATCGTGCACCTCTGGACCTGCCTCAACGCGGCCAACCAGAAGTGGATCCTGCCCTGA
- a CDS encoding PQQ-dependent sugar dehydrogenase gives MSIKDAPRQRSRRWFSAGSALLLAVAAGTAAVGAGSAPAQAHTIVASDFQQVELARGVTDMGEPMSLAVLPDRSVLHTARNGTLRRTDANGTTTVIGTLSVYTHDEEGLQGVGVDPGFASNRYIYLYYAPPLSTPGGDAPATGTDFSAWNGVNRLSRFTLNSDFTLNQSSKVDVLDVPASRGICCHVGGDIDFDAAGNLYLSTGDDTNPFESSGYSPLDERTNRNPAYDAQRSAGNTNDLRGKILRIKVNANGTYSIPSGNLFAPGTASTRPEIYAMGFRNPFRISVDKATGVVYVGDYGPDAGSTSSTRGPSGQVEFNRVAAPGNYGWPYCTGTNTTSETYNEWDFATNSSGAKYNCTGGPTNNSFRNTGRTTLPPAQPAWIRYAGDAGTPTEFGGGSESPMGGPVYRYNASSTSTTKFPQSFDGQFFATEFGRGWIKPIHVNSDGSRGAIDTFPWVGKQVMDSAFGPDGAYYVLDYGTGYFNGDANSALYRFDYVGGGNRAPTAAASANRTSGAAPLAVTFSSAGSSDPEGGALTYSWAFGDGTTSTAANPTKTYTANGTYTATLTVRDPQGATGSSSVQINVGNTAPTVTINNPGNGQLFSFGDTVPYSITVTDPEDGTIDCTKVKMTYVLGHDQHGHQITSKTGCSGSITIPVDGEHDDAANIFAIFDAEYTDAGGLTTHTQHTLPPRHRQAEFYGTSSGINVFSKTPAEGGKTVGDIHNGDWIAFQPYRLGNVTSFNARVSSAGSGGTLQVRAGSATGTVLGSATVPVTGGWETFTTVTGTITNPPTGTTTLYLTFAGSGTGALYDLDAFTFVTGTSPAGGTGPIKGLGGKCLDVRGAATADGTQIQIYTCNGTAAQTWAVTPNSTIKALGKCLDVSGGATADGTKIQLWTCNGTAAQNWAAQADGTLRNPSSGKCLDVSGSNSADSTVVRLWTCTAAANQKWTLP, from the coding sequence ATGTCTATCAAGGACGCTCCTCGACAACGGTCCCGACGATGGTTCTCCGCCGGATCAGCACTGCTGCTGGCGGTCGCCGCCGGCACGGCCGCCGTCGGCGCCGGCTCGGCCCCCGCACAGGCACACACGATCGTCGCCAGCGACTTCCAGCAGGTCGAGCTGGCCCGTGGCGTGACCGACATGGGTGAGCCGATGTCGTTGGCGGTGCTGCCGGACCGCTCGGTCCTGCACACCGCCCGCAACGGCACCCTGCGCCGCACCGACGCCAACGGCACCACCACCGTGATCGGCACCCTGTCGGTCTACACCCACGACGAGGAGGGGTTGCAGGGCGTCGGGGTCGACCCGGGCTTCGCCAGCAACCGCTACATCTACCTCTACTACGCCCCGCCGCTCTCCACCCCCGGCGGCGACGCACCTGCCACCGGCACCGACTTCTCGGCTTGGAACGGCGTCAACCGCCTCTCCCGGTTCACGCTGAACTCCGACTTCACGCTCAACCAGTCCAGCAAGGTCGACGTGCTCGACGTCCCGGCCAGCCGGGGCATCTGCTGCCACGTCGGTGGGGACATCGACTTCGACGCCGCCGGCAACCTCTACCTCTCCACCGGGGACGACACCAACCCGTTCGAGTCGTCCGGCTACTCGCCGTTGGACGAGCGGACCAACCGCAACCCCGCGTACGACGCGCAGCGCAGCGCCGGCAACACCAACGACCTGCGCGGCAAGATCCTGCGGATCAAGGTGAACGCCAACGGCACCTACTCCATCCCGTCGGGCAACCTCTTCGCGCCCGGCACGGCCAGCACCCGGCCGGAGATCTACGCGATGGGGTTCCGCAACCCGTTCCGGATCAGCGTGGACAAGGCCACCGGCGTGGTCTACGTCGGTGACTACGGGCCGGACGCCGGCTCCACCAGCTCCACCCGAGGGCCGTCCGGCCAGGTGGAGTTCAACCGGGTCGCCGCACCGGGCAACTACGGCTGGCCGTACTGCACCGGCACCAACACCACCAGCGAGACGTACAACGAGTGGGACTTCGCGACCAACTCCAGCGGCGCGAAGTACAACTGCACGGGCGGGCCGACCAACAACTCGTTCCGCAACACCGGCCGGACCACCCTGCCGCCCGCCCAGCCGGCCTGGATCCGGTACGCCGGCGACGCCGGCACCCCGACCGAGTTCGGCGGGGGCTCCGAGTCGCCGATGGGCGGCCCGGTCTACCGGTACAACGCCTCGTCGACCTCCACCACCAAGTTCCCGCAGTCGTTCGACGGGCAGTTCTTCGCCACTGAGTTCGGTCGAGGCTGGATCAAGCCGATCCACGTCAACTCCGACGGCTCCCGGGGCGCCATCGACACCTTCCCCTGGGTGGGCAAGCAGGTGATGGACTCGGCGTTCGGCCCGGACGGCGCGTACTACGTGCTCGACTACGGCACCGGCTACTTCAACGGCGACGCCAACTCGGCGCTCTACCGCTTCGACTACGTCGGCGGCGGCAACCGGGCGCCCACCGCGGCGGCCAGCGCCAACCGCACGTCCGGGGCCGCCCCGCTCGCGGTCACCTTCTCCTCGGCCGGCTCGTCCGACCCCGAAGGTGGGGCGCTGACTTACTCGTGGGCCTTCGGTGACGGCACCACCTCGACCGCCGCCAACCCGACGAAGACGTACACCGCCAACGGCACCTACACCGCAACGCTGACGGTGCGGGACCCGCAGGGCGCCACCGGCAGCAGCAGCGTGCAGATCAACGTCGGTAACACCGCGCCCACGGTCACGATCAACAACCCGGGCAACGGTCAGCTGTTCAGCTTCGGGGACACGGTGCCGTACAGCATCACGGTGACCGACCCGGAGGACGGCACCATCGACTGCACGAAGGTCAAGATGACCTACGTGCTCGGGCACGACCAGCACGGCCACCAGATCACCTCGAAGACCGGGTGCTCGGGCTCGATCACCATCCCGGTCGACGGTGAGCACGACGATGCGGCGAACATCTTCGCGATCTTCGACGCCGAGTACACCGACGCGGGTGGGCTGACCACGCACACCCAGCACACGCTGCCGCCACGGCACCGCCAGGCCGAGTTCTACGGCACCTCGTCCGGGATCAACGTGTTCAGCAAGACCCCGGCCGAGGGCGGCAAGACCGTCGGCGACATCCACAACGGCGACTGGATCGCGTTCCAGCCGTACCGGCTGGGCAACGTGACCTCGTTCAACGCCCGGGTCTCCTCGGCGGGTTCCGGCGGCACCCTCCAGGTGCGGGCCGGCTCGGCCACCGGGACGGTGCTCGGCTCGGCCACGGTCCCGGTGACCGGCGGCTGGGAAACCTTCACCACGGTCACCGGGACGATCACCAACCCGCCGACCGGCACGACCACGCTCTACCTGACCTTCGCCGGGTCGGGCACCGGGGCGCTCTACGACCTGGACGCCTTCACCTTCGTCACCGGGACGTCCCCGGCCGGCGGAACGGGGCCGATCAAGGGCCTCGGCGGCAAGTGCCTGGACGTGCGGGGCGCCGCCACCGCCGACGGCACGCAGATTCAGATCTACACCTGTAACGGCACCGCGGCGCAGACCTGGGCGGTCACGCCCAACTCGACGATCAAGGCGTTGGGCAAGTGCCTGGACGTGTCGGGGGGTGCCACCGCCGACGGCACCAAGATTCAGCTCTGGACCTGCAACGGGACCGCCGCGCAGAACTGGGCTGCCCAGGCCGACGGCACGCTCCGCAACCCGTCGTCGGGCAAGTGCCTCGACGTCTCCGGCAGCAACTCCGCGGACAGCACGGTGGTCCGCCTCTGGACCTGCACCGCCGCCGCCAACCAAAAGTGGACCCTGCCCTGA
- a CDS encoding polyprenyl synthetase family protein, translated as MTVTVAPTDASELRARFDAELAGFLDRQGPDWPDGAPRGVFTALQRFVLAGGKRLRPLFCYWGWRGAGAADGTPIVVAAAALELFHAFALIHDDILDGSDRRRGEPSVHRLFADLHARSSWRGDPEAYGRNTALLCGDLCAAWSDQMFHECGLSTEQVHRGYGVFALMRTEVIAGEYLDLVSGVGDGSVASALTVIRMKAARYTVTRPLQIGAALAGAGPELIAALGEFGDPLGDAFQLRDDVLGVFGDPAVTGKSVLDDLREGKPTVMMALARSAADRPQTLRLRELFGNPALDAEGAAELRDIIEATGARERIEQMIRVRTEAALSALRNAVVADEARAALVALAGQAIDRRA; from the coding sequence ATGACCGTCACCGTCGCGCCCACCGACGCCAGCGAGCTGCGGGCGCGCTTCGACGCGGAGCTGGCCGGGTTCCTCGACCGGCAGGGCCCGGACTGGCCGGACGGCGCGCCGCGCGGCGTGTTCACCGCGCTCCAACGGTTCGTGCTGGCCGGGGGCAAGCGGTTGCGGCCGCTGTTCTGCTACTGGGGTTGGCGTGGCGCGGGGGCTGCCGACGGGACCCCGATCGTGGTGGCCGCGGCGGCCCTGGAGCTGTTCCACGCGTTCGCGCTGATCCACGACGACATCCTGGACGGCAGCGACCGCCGCCGGGGCGAGCCGTCGGTGCACCGCCTCTTCGCCGACCTGCACGCCCGCTCGTCGTGGCGCGGTGACCCGGAGGCGTACGGGCGCAACACCGCGCTGCTCTGCGGGGATCTCTGCGCGGCCTGGTCGGACCAGATGTTCCACGAGTGCGGGCTGAGCACCGAGCAGGTGCACCGGGGGTACGGCGTGTTCGCGCTGATGCGTACCGAGGTGATCGCCGGGGAGTACCTGGACCTGGTCTCCGGGGTGGGCGACGGCTCGGTGGCCAGCGCGCTCACCGTGATCCGGATGAAGGCCGCCCGGTACACGGTCACCCGGCCGTTGCAGATCGGCGCGGCCCTGGCCGGGGCGGGTCCGGAGCTGATCGCCGCGTTGGGCGAGTTCGGTGACCCGCTGGGTGACGCGTTCCAGCTCCGCGACGACGTCCTGGGCGTGTTCGGCGACCCGGCGGTCACCGGGAAGTCGGTCCTTGACGACCTGCGGGAGGGCAAGCCCACGGTCATGATGGCGCTGGCCCGCAGCGCCGCCGACCGGCCGCAGACCCTGCGGTTGCGGGAGCTGTTCGGCAACCCGGCGTTGGACGCCGAGGGCGCGGCGGAGCTGCGCGACATCATCGAGGCGACCGGCGCGCGGGAGCGGATCGAGCAGATGATCCGGGTCCGGACCGAGGCCGCGCTCTCCGCCCTGCGCAACGCCGTGGTGGCCGACGAGGCCCGCGCGGCCCTGGTGGCGCTGGCCGGGCAGGCGATCGACCGACGCGCCTGA